The Oncorhynchus masou masou isolate Uvic2021 chromosome 8, UVic_Omas_1.1, whole genome shotgun sequence genome has a window encoding:
- the LOC135543860 gene encoding uncharacterized protein LOC135543860 isoform X1, with translation MDPVITIVMVVAAAAAQVNAMACNLSHKNGTHQCYGALGEPLSIQLAADSRNEEITFKKDLTRILNFQTGKDWRPKLHQDYVNRSEFLNNTTFRLDRVTEEDSGDYQLNIFHSEGTQLRRVNMQLEIQASVSEPVLSHLCLPHGETVVRCSSEGDGLQYSWTLNGQNLTRSVAYDHYQNSVIILKSDVTETLTCMVQNKVSSSNSTIHLLACPVVSSQFPSVAVTVSVALTVGTLTLLALFVGINHLCKKQRSRFDHSERCDEVVVYADVKINQARKQRPPDTETVVYGQIKMAVHPDVAGSP, from the exons ATGGATCCTGTGATTACTATAgttatggtggtggcagcagcagcagcacaag TTAATGCCATGGCCTGTAATCTCTCTCACAAGAATGGAACTCATCAATGCTATGGGGCTTTGGGAGAACCTTTGTCCATACAGCTGGCTGCAGACAGCAGAAATGaagaaataacatttaaaaaagatCTTACTCGTATTCTGAACTTCCAAACTGGAAAAGACTGGAGACCTAAATTGCATCAGGATTATGTGAATCGCTCCGAGTTCTTAAATAACACAACATTCAGGCTGGACAGAGTTACAGAGGAAGACTCTGGAGATTACCAATTGAATATATTTCATTCAGAGGGAACACAGTTGCGGAGAGTCAACATGCAACTTGAGATACAAG CCTCGGTGTCAGAGCCAGTGTTGTCTCACCTCTGTCTGCCTCATGGAGAAACCGTGGTCAGATGCTCCTCAGAGGGAGATGGTCTTCAGTACAGCTGGACCCTGAATGGCCAGAATCTGACCAGGAGTGTTGCCTATGACCACTACCAGAACAGTGTCATCATACTGAAGAGTGATGTGACAGAAACCCTGACCTGTATGGTTCAGAATAAAGTTAGCAGCAGCAACTCCACTATTCATCTACTGGCCTGTCCAG TTGTCTCTTCCCAGTTTCCTTCAGTAGCTGTGACAGTGTCTGTGGCTCTGACTGTTGGAACTCTCACACTTCTTGCACTGTTTGTTGGTATTAACCATCTATGCAAGAAACAAAGATCCAGATTTGATCATTCAG AACGCTGTGACGAGGTTGTTGTTTACGCTGACGTGAAAATAAATCAAGCAAGGAAACAGAGgcccccagacacagagacagtggtGTATGGACAGATCAAAATGGCTGTACACCCAGACGTGGCAGGCAGCCCATAG
- the LOC135543860 gene encoding uncharacterized protein LOC135543860 isoform X2 yields MQLEIQASVSEPVLSHLCLPHGETVVRCSSEGDGLQYSWTLNGQNLTRSVAYDHYQNSVIILKSDVTETLTCMVQNKVSSSNSTIHLLACPVVSSQFPSVAVTVSVALTVGTLTLLALFVGINHLCKKQRSRFDHSERCDEVVVYADVKINQARKQRPPDTETVVYGQIKMAVHPDVAGSP; encoded by the exons ATGCAACTTGAGATACAAG CCTCGGTGTCAGAGCCAGTGTTGTCTCACCTCTGTCTGCCTCATGGAGAAACCGTGGTCAGATGCTCCTCAGAGGGAGATGGTCTTCAGTACAGCTGGACCCTGAATGGCCAGAATCTGACCAGGAGTGTTGCCTATGACCACTACCAGAACAGTGTCATCATACTGAAGAGTGATGTGACAGAAACCCTGACCTGTATGGTTCAGAATAAAGTTAGCAGCAGCAACTCCACTATTCATCTACTGGCCTGTCCAG TTGTCTCTTCCCAGTTTCCTTCAGTAGCTGTGACAGTGTCTGTGGCTCTGACTGTTGGAACTCTCACACTTCTTGCACTGTTTGTTGGTATTAACCATCTATGCAAGAAACAAAGATCCAGATTTGATCATTCAG AACGCTGTGACGAGGTTGTTGTTTACGCTGACGTGAAAATAAATCAAGCAAGGAAACAGAGgcccccagacacagagacagtggtGTATGGACAGATCAAAATGGCTGTACACCCAGACGTGGCAGGCAGCCCATAG